A genomic segment from Saimiri boliviensis isolate mSaiBol1 chromosome 14, mSaiBol1.pri, whole genome shotgun sequence encodes:
- the TNFSF9 gene encoding tumor necrosis factor ligand superfamily member 9, with amino-acid sequence MGSYRVLRGGREETNKGRDRERQRESETDRSRQRDRKSDSQSHTVTGRETLSKGQSQQEIHEDTRKQRQGERTRAAETRQGERSLGPSLEGQKQKRKRKAERDPGGESSSESRGKALGRAQAPEKGRLWAGTGSERGSFSLEFRLKAAARESARSLLSPVMGHSPDAALDPEAPWPPAPRARSCRPLRWVLVAALLLLLAATCAVCVTRPWAVSGAHASPGSVPSPRLRDSPELSPGDPAGLPDPRQGMFAQLVAQNVLLTDGPLSWYSDPGLAGVSLSRGLSYEEDTKELVVGTAGVYYVFLQLELHRVVAGQGSGSVSLALHLQPQRPAPGATTLALTVDLPPTSSEAQNSAFGFRSCLLHLGAGQRLGVHLHTDASTHHAWQLTQGATVLGLFRVTPEVPAGPPALRSE; translated from the exons ATGGGGAGCTACAGGGtgctgagaggaggaagagaagagactaacaaggggagagacagggagagacagagggaatcagagacagacagaagcaggcagagagacagaaagagtgaCAGCCAGAGCCACACagtgacagggagagagacacTGAGCAAAGGACAGAGTCAGCAAGAGATCCACGAAGACACCAGGAAGCAGCGGCAGGGAGAGCGAACCCGGGCGGCAGAGACACGGCAGGGAGAGAGGAGCCTGGGGCCGAGCTTGGAAggccagaaacagaaaagaaagcgAAAGGCGGAGAGGGATCCCGGTGGAGAAAGTTCCTCGGAGTCGCGGGGCAAGGCTCTGGGCAGGGCGCAGGCTCCGGAGAAAGGCAGGCTCTGGGCGGGGACAGGCTCTGAGCGTGGGAGTTTCTCTTTGGAGTTTCGCTTAAAAGCGGCGGCGCGGGAGTCCGCCCGCAGTCTCTTGTCGCCGGTCATGGGACACTCCCCTGATGCCGCGCTGGACCCCGAAGCCCCGTGGCCTCCAGCGCCCCGCGCCCGCTCCTGCCGCCCGCTGCGGTGGGTCCTGGTCGccgcgctgctgctgctgctcgcGGCCACCTGCGCCGTCTGTGTCACCCGCCCCTGGGCCGTCTCCGGGGCTCACGCCTCACCCGGCTCCGTACCCAGCCCGAGACTCCGCGACAGCCCTGAGCTTTCGCCAGGTGACCCCGCCGGCCTCCCGGACCCGCGGCAG GGCATGTTTGCACAGCTGGTGGCCCAAAATG TTCTGCTGACCGACGGGCCCCTGAGCTGGTACAGCGACCCAGGCCTGGCAGGTGTGTCCCTGTCGCGGGGTCTGAGCTATGAGGAGGACACGAAGGAGCTGGTGGTAGGCACTGCCGGCGTCTACTACGTCTTCCTGCAACTAGAGCTGCACCGCGTGGTGGCCGGCCAGGGCTCGGGCTCCGTCTCCCTTGCGCTGCACCTGCAGCCGCAGCGCCCTGCCCCTGGGGCCACCACCCTGGCTTTGACCGTGGACTTGCCACCCACCTCGTCCGAGGCTCAGAACTCGGCCTTCGGTTTCCGGAGCTGCCTGCTGCACCTGGGTGCCGGCCAGCGCCTGGGCGTCCATCTGCACACTGACGCCAGcacacaccatgcctggcagctTACCCAGGGCGCCACAGTCTTGGGACTCTTCCGGGTGACCCCCGAAGTCCCAGCCGGACCGCCTGCACTGAGGTCCGAATAA